In Micromonospora sp. WMMA1363, a genomic segment contains:
- a CDS encoding response regulator transcription factor gives MRVLVADDERLLADTIAEGLRRSSMAVDVCYDGDAALERVAVNRYDVAVLDRDMPGHTGDEVCRNLAGADAGTRVLMLTAAAGIRDRVEGLGLGADDYLTKPFAFAELVARVQALGRRSAPAVPPVLEQHGVALDVARHAATRDGRPMSLSPKEFAVLHVLMRANGRVVSAEDLLEQAWDEFADPFTNAVRVTVMTLRKKLGQPAVIHTVPRAGYRIGAPE, from the coding sequence GTGCGGGTGCTGGTGGCGGACGACGAGCGGTTGTTGGCGGACACGATCGCCGAAGGGCTGCGACGCTCGTCGATGGCGGTCGACGTCTGCTACGACGGCGACGCCGCGCTGGAGCGGGTGGCGGTGAACCGGTACGACGTGGCCGTCCTGGACCGGGACATGCCCGGGCACACGGGGGACGAGGTGTGCCGGAACCTGGCCGGGGCGGACGCCGGGACCCGGGTGCTGATGCTCACCGCGGCCGCCGGCATCCGGGACCGGGTGGAGGGTCTCGGACTGGGCGCCGACGACTACCTCACCAAGCCGTTCGCCTTCGCCGAACTGGTCGCCCGGGTGCAGGCCCTCGGCCGGCGCTCCGCGCCGGCGGTGCCACCGGTGCTGGAGCAGCACGGTGTCGCGCTCGACGTGGCCCGACACGCGGCCACCCGGGACGGCCGGCCGATGTCCCTGAGCCCGAAGGAGTTCGCCGTCCTGCATGTGCTGATGCGCGCGAACGGCCGGGTGGTCAGCGCGGAGGACCTGCTGGAACAGGCGTGGGACGAATTCGCCGACCCGTTCACCAACGCGGTCCGGGTGACCGTGATGACGCTGCGCAAGAAGCTCGGCCAGCCGGCGGTCATCCACACCGTGCCCCGGGCCGGCTACCGGATCGGGGCACCGGAGTGA
- a CDS encoding ATP-binding protein, whose protein sequence is MSPRRRIMLVGVLTLLLGLSLPSLSMRLLAAVWWPLQATCDLPVPGLETACRMGSQFEALPVLLVLFGLVVAAIPAIWGVAVWCLRPVRDLADPIANVGPQNLGYRIRPRGGDELAGLARAIDDMMERISAGYEGQRQFAANASHELRTPLAVQRTLIEVGMARTLTGEQLELLTAQLLKTNERNERLIEGLLALSESDQGLRATTPQRLDEIVRAVLAAYRDRAAEAGVTVDGSLVPRVVPGERLLLERLVTNLVENAIKYNRPGGRLGVTVGGSPALTVVNTGQVVPAEAVTGLFEPFRRLARDRTNQGGGAGLGLAIARSITQAHDGVITARPGDDGGLRVDVQLPGPH, encoded by the coding sequence GTGAGCCCGCGCCGCCGCATCATGCTGGTCGGGGTGCTCACCCTGCTCCTCGGCCTCTCCCTGCCCAGCCTGAGCATGCGGCTGCTGGCTGCGGTCTGGTGGCCCCTTCAGGCGACGTGCGATCTGCCGGTTCCCGGCCTTGAGACGGCGTGCCGGATGGGGAGCCAGTTCGAGGCGCTGCCGGTGCTGTTGGTCCTGTTCGGCCTCGTGGTGGCCGCGATCCCCGCGATCTGGGGCGTCGCGGTGTGGTGCCTGCGCCCGGTGCGCGATCTCGCCGACCCGATCGCGAACGTCGGTCCGCAGAACCTCGGCTACCGGATCCGCCCCCGGGGTGGCGACGAACTGGCCGGACTGGCCCGGGCGATCGACGACATGATGGAGCGCATCTCCGCCGGCTACGAGGGGCAGCGGCAGTTCGCCGCGAACGCCTCCCACGAGCTGCGGACACCGCTGGCGGTCCAGCGGACCCTGATCGAGGTCGGCATGGCCCGCACGCTCACCGGGGAGCAGCTCGAGCTGCTGACCGCCCAGCTGTTGAAGACCAACGAACGCAACGAGCGGCTCATCGAGGGGCTGCTGGCGCTCAGCGAGAGCGATCAGGGGCTGCGCGCCACCACCCCACAGCGCCTCGACGAGATCGTCCGCGCCGTGCTGGCCGCGTACCGGGACCGAGCGGCCGAGGCCGGGGTGACCGTGGACGGCTCGCTCGTCCCCCGCGTCGTGCCGGGGGAGCGGCTGCTGCTGGAGCGCCTGGTGACCAACCTCGTCGAAAACGCGATCAAGTACAACCGGCCCGGCGGTCGGCTCGGCGTCACCGTCGGGGGCAGTCCCGCACTGACCGTGGTCAACACCGGCCAGGTCGTGCCGGCCGAGGCGGTCACCGGTCTCTTCGAGCCCTTCCGGCGGCTGGCGAGGGACCGGACGAACCAGGGTGGCGGCGCGGGACTCGGCCTCGCCATCGCCCGTTCGATCACCCAGGCCCACGACGGCGTCATCACCGCCCGGCCCGGCGACGACGGCGGCCTGCGGGTCGACGTTCAACTACCCGGACCGCACTGA
- a CDS encoding pyridoxal-phosphate dependent enzyme: MSPVDTPVLPDRARVEEATRWLAGRVVRTPVLSAPAIDRLAGIRILLKAENLQTGGSYKTRGAMLAVGRLVAAGHTGVVAPSTGNHAVAVALAAQRHGLAATVVLPVDAPSTKVARARAAGARVVLAGTTLEERLTAARGLSSATGHPLVDAYDHPDVIAGQGSASRELIEQAERAGTPLDALVVPVGGGGGVAGACLAAAGRPIDVYGVEPVGCDSLARSLAAGRPTSVAPTATIADGLRPTCVGELAFAVACDRVQGVVRVDDDQIGEAFRLLLLELKVLAEPSGAAGLAGALRLAADPSALVPGPAPAGVPDHAGRPAGPADAWKRYRTVGVVLTGGNVDAELVARLVTQQLAGTVRAEGMAA, translated from the coding sequence ATGTCCCCTGTCGATACCCCGGTCCTGCCGGACCGCGCCCGCGTCGAGGAGGCCACTCGGTGGTTGGCCGGGCGGGTGGTACGTACGCCCGTGCTGAGCGCACCGGCCATCGACCGGCTGGCCGGCATCCGGATCCTGCTCAAGGCGGAGAACCTCCAGACCGGCGGCTCGTACAAGACGCGCGGCGCGATGCTGGCGGTGGGCCGGCTGGTGGCGGCCGGGCACACCGGCGTAGTCGCCCCGAGCACCGGAAACCACGCGGTGGCGGTGGCGCTGGCGGCCCAGCGGCACGGCCTGGCAGCGACCGTGGTCCTGCCGGTCGACGCGCCGTCGACCAAGGTGGCGCGGGCCCGGGCGGCGGGGGCGCGCGTCGTCCTCGCCGGTACCACGCTCGAGGAGCGCCTCACGGCCGCTCGTGGGCTCAGCTCCGCCACGGGTCATCCGCTGGTCGACGCGTACGACCACCCGGATGTCATCGCCGGGCAGGGTAGCGCCAGCCGGGAGCTGATCGAGCAGGCGGAGCGCGCGGGGACCCCCTTGGACGCGCTTGTGGTGCCGGTGGGCGGCGGCGGAGGCGTCGCGGGCGCGTGTCTGGCCGCGGCCGGTAGGCCGATCGACGTGTACGGCGTCGAGCCGGTGGGGTGCGACTCGCTGGCCCGGAGCCTCGCCGCCGGTCGGCCCACTTCGGTCGCCCCGACGGCCACGATCGCCGACGGCCTCCGCCCCACCTGCGTCGGTGAGTTGGCGTTCGCTGTCGCGTGCGACCGCGTCCAGGGCGTCGTCCGGGTCGATGACGACCAGATCGGAGAGGCGTTCCGGCTGCTCCTGCTGGAGCTGAAGGTGCTCGCCGAGCCGTCCGGCGCCGCCGGGCTCGCCGGCGCGCTGCGGCTGGCGGCGGATCCGAGCGCTCTGGTGCCCGGCCCGGCACCGGCCGGCGTCCCGGATCATGCCGGACGACCGGCCGGGCCGGCCGATGCCTGGAAGCGGTACCGCACGGTCGGCGTGGTGCTGACCGGCGGCAACGTCGACGCGGAACTGGTCGCCCGGCTGGTGACCCAACAGCTCGCCGGCACGGTGCGGGCGGAAGGGATGGCGGCGTGA
- a CDS encoding D-alanine--D-alanine ligase family protein, with product MKASVRIGVLFGGPSAEHEVSCASALGVARALADAGHRVVAIGVTRTGGFRLVPDAVLAGLRSGTGAGRAIDDRLTVTGPAVELRAGQRRGTAAVAALNARGAVHAELDVVFPVLHGPYGEDGVVQGVLESLDVPYVGCGILASAVGMDKVAMKRALRAEGIPITPQVSFDAETWRTVDDPEKLVLGLRRPLFVKPARMGSSIGISRVAEGDDLAAAVEQALRHDTVVLVEQGVTGRELECGVLGGWRPVASAVGEVRVAGGWFDYQQKYFGDADPMVVPAPLPDEVTERTRELSVRAFAAISGWGLARVDFLYEEATGDLYVNELNTMPGFTAHSMYPKVWAASGVSYREVVDRLVALAFARHAERPAGVRPGTAQ from the coding sequence GTGAAGGCATCGGTACGGATCGGAGTCCTGTTCGGTGGCCCGTCGGCGGAGCACGAGGTCTCCTGCGCCTCGGCGCTCGGCGTAGCCCGAGCCTTGGCCGACGCCGGTCACCGGGTGGTCGCGATCGGCGTCACCCGCACCGGCGGCTTCCGGCTCGTGCCGGACGCGGTGCTCGCCGGGCTGCGCTCCGGCACCGGGGCCGGGCGGGCCATCGACGACCGGCTGACGGTGACCGGCCCGGCGGTGGAACTGCGTGCCGGGCAGCGGCGGGGGACGGCGGCCGTCGCCGCGTTGAACGCGCGCGGCGCGGTGCACGCCGAACTGGACGTGGTCTTCCCGGTCCTGCACGGTCCGTACGGGGAGGACGGGGTGGTGCAGGGCGTGCTCGAGTCGCTCGACGTGCCATACGTCGGGTGCGGCATTCTCGCCTCCGCCGTCGGCATGGACAAGGTGGCGATGAAGCGGGCACTGCGCGCCGAGGGAATCCCGATCACCCCGCAGGTCTCGTTCGATGCGGAGACCTGGCGGACGGTGGACGACCCGGAGAAGCTTGTGCTCGGACTGCGTCGGCCGCTGTTCGTCAAGCCGGCGCGAATGGGCTCCTCCATCGGGATTTCCCGCGTGGCCGAGGGGGACGACCTGGCGGCGGCGGTCGAGCAGGCGCTGCGGCACGACACGGTCGTGCTGGTCGAGCAGGGCGTGACCGGTCGGGAGCTGGAGTGCGGGGTGCTCGGCGGCTGGCGTCCCGTGGCGTCGGCGGTCGGCGAGGTTCGCGTGGCCGGCGGCTGGTTCGACTACCAGCAGAAGTACTTCGGCGACGCCGACCCGATGGTGGTGCCCGCCCCACTCCCCGACGAGGTGACCGAACGGACCCGGGAGTTGTCGGTGCGGGCGTTCGCGGCGATCAGCGGTTGGGGCCTGGCCCGGGTCGACTTCCTCTACGAGGAGGCGACCGGCGATCTCTACGTCAACGAGCTCAACACCATGCCCGGCTTCACCGCGCACTCCATGTACCCGAAGGTGTGGGCCGCTTCCGGGGTCAGCTACCGCGAGGTCGTGGACCGGCTGGTCGCTCTCGCCTTCGCCCGACACGCGGAGCGGCCCGCGGGCGTACGCCCGGGGACGGCCCAATGA
- a CDS encoding M15 family metallopeptidase, which translates to MILLSHPAVAAVRSVDDGDPLVDLRGVPDLWLDGRAADAAGAYARVRRGLAERLLSAQRALPAGLRLLIIEGYRPYQAQLDIFTGYRDELRRRHPGWSAERLHRETTKFVSPVEVAPHRTGGAVDLTLAGADGAELDMGTAVDATPEASHNACFTAAENIPAVARRNRRILAAALGGAGLVNYPTEWWHWSYGDRYWALLTAAPRTRYGPV; encoded by the coding sequence ATGATCCTGCTCTCCCACCCCGCGGTGGCGGCGGTGCGGAGCGTCGACGACGGTGACCCGCTGGTCGACCTCCGGGGCGTGCCGGACCTGTGGCTGGACGGCCGTGCGGCCGACGCCGCCGGGGCCTACGCCCGGGTCAGGCGAGGTCTGGCGGAGCGGTTGCTGTCCGCGCAGCGCGCGTTGCCGGCGGGACTGCGCCTGCTGATCATCGAGGGGTACCGGCCGTACCAGGCGCAGCTCGACATCTTCACCGGCTACCGGGACGAGCTGCGCCGGCGGCACCCGGGCTGGTCGGCGGAGCGGCTACACCGGGAAACGACCAAGTTCGTCTCCCCGGTCGAGGTGGCGCCGCACCGCACCGGCGGTGCGGTCGACCTGACCCTCGCCGGGGCGGACGGTGCCGAGCTGGACATGGGCACCGCTGTCGACGCGACCCCAGAGGCCAGCCACAATGCCTGCTTCACCGCGGCGGAGAACATTCCCGCGGTGGCGCGGCGGAACCGGCGGATCCTGGCGGCCGCGCTGGGCGGTGCCGGGCTGGTGAACTATCCGACCGAGTGGTGGCACTGGTCGTACGGCGACCGGTACTGGGCACTGCTGACAGCGGCGCCACGCACCCGCTACGGCCCGGTGTGA
- a CDS encoding aldehyde dehydrogenase family protein — MESVAIHVASRPAHGQGELSIHHPYDGRPVGRTSYATPDQVEAAVAAAARVAATAAALPAHVRAAALDHVSRRLAERADEVTALITAENGKPVKWARAEVGRAVSTFRWAAEEARRFSGELQRLDTDPAATGRIALVRRVPRGPVLGIAPFNFPLNLVAHKVAPAVAVGAPIIVKPAPATPLSALLLGELLAETDLPEGMFSVLPVPNERAADLVTDPRLPVVSFTGSGPVGAAIRRSVPEKHVTLELGGNAAAVICEDWNSDENLTFAAHRIATFANYQAGQSCIAVQRVYVHEWLYDGFLPRLIAAVQELRTGDPADPATDVGPLVSEEAARRVEAWVDEAVAAGATVEVGGRREGATYSPTVLSGVPKDARVNVEEVFGPVLVLARTETDDAAFAAVNDSAYGLQAGVFTHRLDTAFRAGRVLEVGGVIVGDVPSYRADQMPYGGMKGSGVGREGVRSAMDDYTDPRVLVLTNVAV; from the coding sequence GTGGAGTCCGTAGCCATTCATGTCGCTTCCCGCCCCGCCCATGGCCAGGGCGAGCTCAGCATCCATCACCCGTACGACGGGCGTCCGGTCGGGCGTACCAGCTACGCCACGCCGGACCAGGTCGAAGCCGCCGTCGCGGCAGCCGCCAGGGTGGCCGCGACCGCCGCGGCCCTACCGGCGCACGTGCGCGCGGCGGCACTGGACCACGTGTCCCGCCGGCTCGCCGAGCGGGCCGACGAGGTCACCGCGCTCATCACCGCCGAGAACGGCAAGCCGGTCAAGTGGGCGCGGGCCGAGGTGGGCCGGGCCGTCTCGACGTTCCGGTGGGCGGCCGAGGAGGCACGGCGCTTCTCCGGCGAGCTGCAACGCCTCGACACCGATCCGGCCGCCACCGGGCGGATCGCGCTGGTCCGACGGGTGCCCCGCGGTCCCGTGCTGGGGATCGCGCCGTTCAACTTCCCGCTCAACCTGGTGGCGCACAAGGTCGCCCCGGCTGTCGCGGTCGGTGCCCCGATCATCGTCAAGCCGGCCCCGGCCACCCCGCTCTCGGCCCTGCTGCTCGGCGAGCTGCTGGCCGAGACCGACCTGCCGGAGGGGATGTTCTCGGTCCTGCCCGTGCCCAACGAGCGCGCCGCCGACCTCGTCACCGACCCACGGCTGCCGGTGGTGTCGTTCACCGGCTCCGGGCCGGTCGGCGCTGCCATCCGGCGGTCGGTGCCGGAGAAACACGTGACACTGGAGCTGGGTGGCAACGCGGCGGCCGTGATATGCGAGGACTGGAACTCCGACGAGAACCTGACCTTCGCGGCGCACCGGATCGCGACGTTCGCCAACTACCAGGCCGGGCAGTCCTGCATCGCCGTGCAGCGGGTGTACGTGCACGAGTGGCTCTACGACGGGTTCCTGCCCCGATTGATCGCCGCCGTGCAGGAGCTGCGGACCGGCGATCCGGCCGACCCGGCGACCGACGTCGGGCCGCTGGTCTCCGAGGAGGCTGCCCGCCGAGTCGAGGCATGGGTCGACGAGGCTGTCGCCGCGGGGGCGACCGTCGAGGTCGGCGGCCGGCGGGAGGGCGCCACCTACTCGCCAACCGTGCTGTCCGGTGTGCCGAAGGACGCCAGGGTGAACGTCGAGGAGGTCTTCGGGCCGGTGCTGGTGCTCGCTCGGACGGAGACCGACGACGCCGCGTTCGCGGCGGTCAACGACTCAGCGTACGGGCTGCAGGCCGGCGTCTTCACCCACCGCCTGGACACCGCCTTCCGCGCCGGTCGGGTCCTGGAGGTCGGTGGGGTGATCGTCGGAGACGTGCCGTCGTACCGGGCTGACCAGATGCCGTACGGCGGGATGAAGGGCAGCGGCGTCGGCCGCGAGGGCGTGCGCAGCGCGATGGACGACTACACCGACCCGCGCGTCCTTGTCC